One window from the genome of Tachysurus vachellii isolate PV-2020 chromosome 5, HZAU_Pvac_v1, whole genome shotgun sequence encodes:
- the LOC132845292 gene encoding cyclic nucleotide-gated cation channel beta-3 codes for MFRTLGKLIRGPVLAPSPASTPDPSPTPAPTPAPKPTKDPGPTPTPVSTTAPAPTPLTQPIKDEKPAVKQNEAEKEEESPAPAPTPAPAAEPKPEEKPVKDQPPADKQEAQPSLSCPVVINTYSDAQLRKVIQQMRQRTQMFKEKVIDPYASSPERSPPVTPVLRKKDFIKKQEEERKRKEEEERIKKEEEAKKEAAKAKEKKEKEEEKKEEKKDDKTKDEKKEEFKFACLDSVLKPIEDRMDNVLGTSIDPFTDRRYITWLSLVTIAFSYNLWFIPVRMTFPYHTPTSIPLWFTGDVLADLIYIIDMIIFQPRLQFCKSGDIIYDRAVIKKHYRASPKFQYDLISVLPLDILYIPFGFQSIFRINRIMRFEAFFEFSDRLEGIMTKAYIWRVIRTIGYLLFVLHINSCFYYVASAYQGIGSTKWVYSGKGSAYLRCYYFAVRTLINIGGLPEPYTVFEIIFQLTNFFVGVFVFSSLIGQMRDVIGAATAGQTYFRASMDVCVSYMVTNRIPKLVQHRVRTWYNYTWDSQGMLDESELLEQMPLVMRTAIAVDINLTTFQKIDLFKGCDNQMLVDMLLRLKSIVYLPGDYVCKKGDIGKEMYIIKAGEVQVVGGPDNKIVFVTLKAGCVFGEISLLQSSANGGNRRTANVAAHGFANLFVLDKKDLNDILIHYPESQKLLARKGRKLMKAKGPATAKDEGEKRKGLELFRPKAPTPKMLRAFGRFNKKTFMEKLKISTAQ; via the exons ATGTTTCGCACTCTTGGAAAGCTGATCAGGGGTCCTGTGCTTGCTCCGTCACCAGCCTCAACACCCGATCCTTCCCCAACACCAGCACCTACCCCAGCTCCTAAACCGACTAAGGATCCTGGACCGACCCCAACTCCTGTATCTACCACAGCTCCTGCACCAACTCCATTAACTCAGCCAATTAAG GATGAAAAGCCTGCAGTCAAACAAAATGAAGccgagaaagaagaagaaagcccTG CTCCAGCACCAACACCTGCGCCTGCTGCTGAGCCAAAACCAGAAGAGAAGCCTGTAAAAGATCAGCCACCAGCTGATAA acAAGAAGCACAGCCATCTCTTTCATGTCCAGTTGTAATAAACACATACTCTGATGCACAGCTTCGAAAAGTAATCCAGCAGATGCGACAACGTACACAAATGTTCAAAGAAAAAGTCATAGACCCCTATGCATCCTCACCTGAGCGCAGCCCTCCAGTCA CACctgttttgagaaaaaaagatttcataAAAAagcaagaggaagagagaaaaagaaaagaggaggaggagaggatcAAAAAAGAGGAGGAGGCAAAGAAAGAAGCAGCAAAAGccaaggaaaagaaagagaaggaagaagagaagaaggaagaaaagaaagatgatAAAACAAAGGACGAGAAGAAAGAAGAGTTCAAATTCGCCTGCCTAGACTCAGTGCTGAAACCAATTGAAGACAGAATGGATAATGTTTTGGGCACATCCATAGATCCGTTCACAG ATCGGCGGTACATCACTTGGCTTAGCCTGGTGACTATTGCTTTCAGCTACAACCTTTGGTTCATACCAGTCCGTATGACCTTCCCCTATCACACTCCTACCTCAATCCCTCTGTGGTTTACTGGAGATGTTCTAGCTGACCTCATCTACATCATTGATATGATCATCTTCCAGCCAAGGCTGCAGTTCTGCAAGAGTGGAGATATCATC tATGACCGAGCTGTTATTAAGAAGCATTACAGAGCCTCCCCAAAATTTCAG TATGATCTGATATCAGTCTTACCTCTGGACATCTTGTATATTCCATTTGGATTCCAGTCCATTTTCAGGATTAATCGAATCATGAGG TTTGAGGCTTTTTTTGAGTTCAGTGATCGGCTTGAGGGTATCATGACAAAGGCGTACATCTGGAG AGTAATTCGCACCATTGGGTATCTACTGTTCGTGCTTCATATCAACTCGTGCTTTTACTATGTGGCATCTGCTTACCAAGGCATTGGTTCAACCAAGTGGGTCTACAGTGGAAAAGGCAGTGC gtACTTACGCTGTTACTATTTTGCTGTGCGGACCCTGATCAACATTGGTGGACTACCTGAGCCTTACACTGTTTTTGAGATCATATTTCAGTTGACAAACttttttgttggtgtttttgtCTTCTCAAGTTTAATTGGACAG ATGAGAGATGTCATTggggctgccactgctggtcaGACATACTTCCGTGCCTCTATGGATGTATGTGTATCGTATATGGTGACTAATCGTATTCCAAAGCTGGTACAACACAGAGTCCGTACATGGTACAACTACACCTGGGACTCACAGGGCATGCTGG ACGAGTCAGAGTTGCTGGAACAAATGCCACTGGTAATGAGAACAGCCATCGCTGTAGACATCAACCTCACCACTTTCCAGAAGATTGACCTGTTTAAG GGTTGTGATAACCAGATGCTGGTGGACATGTTGCTGAGGCTGAAGTCTATAGTGTATCTGCCAGGAGATtatgtgtgtaagaaa GGTGACATTGGTAAAGAGATGTACATCATCAAAGCTGGAGAGGTGCAGGTTGTTGGTGGGCCTGACAACAAGATCGTTTTTGTGACACTGAAGGCGggctgtgtgtttggtgagATCAG TCTTCTGCAGTCTTCAGCAAATGGAGGCAACAGGAGAACTGCTAATGTGGCAGCTCATGGATTCGCTAACCTGTTTGTGCTGGATAAGAAAGACCTCAATGACATTCTAATTCATTACCCAGAATCCCAGAAACTTCTGGCCAGGAAAGGAAG GAAATTAATGAAGGCAAAGGGTCCAGCTACAGCTAAAGACGAAggggagaaaaggaaaggacTGGAGCTGTTTAGACCCAAAGCTCCCACTCCTAAAATGCTACGGGCTTTTGGAAGattcaacaaaaaaacatttatggaaAAACTCAAA ATCTCAACTGCACAATAA